A window of Ranitomeya variabilis isolate aRanVar5 chromosome 2, aRanVar5.hap1, whole genome shotgun sequence contains these coding sequences:
- the HTR2B gene encoding 5-hydroxytryptamine receptor 2B isoform X2, translating into MNEAVVTNPRIPGIFHNSLLWHEMLEFNYSYTANNTKADTAPPKCWLALLTLMVIVPTIGGNILVILAISLEKKLQNATNYFLMSLAVADLLVGIFVMPVALVTIMFNRYIAIKKPIQASQFNTRAKTLIKIAVVWVISAGIAVPIPIQGLLDPETIFNTNHTCVVRTEFFKYFIISGSMAAFFVPFAIMVVIYFLTIHLLRKKAYLIKNKPPQRINWSTVSTVFQRDIAPGSSPEKVAMLDGPRRERTLQITSEEMPIRRLSSVGKKSMQTITNEQRASKVLGIVFFLFVFMWCPFFITNVASVLCDPSDCDPEVITMLMEIFVWVGYISSGVNPLVYTLFNKTFRDAFARYITCNFRGMRPVGIIRNCSSRISFRNSMAENSKLIMKHGMKNGINPVMYQSPLRLKNSQLESSAILLDTLLLTENEAGKTDEQVSYV; encoded by the exons ATGAATGAAGCCGTTGTAACTAACCCAAGGATACCTGGAATCTTTCACAACTCTCTTCTCTGGCACGAAATGCTAGAGTTCAACTATTCCTATACTGCTAATAATACCAAAGCGGACACAGCCCCTCCGAAGTGTTGGCTGGCCCTCCTGACGCTTATGGTTATTGTGCCTACAATCGGAGGCAACATCCTGGTGATCCTGGCAATTTCACTAGAGAAGAAACTACAAAATGCTACTAACTATTTCCTTATGTCCCTGGCCGTGGCAGATCTGCTGGTTGGAATATTTGTGATGCCAGTCGCACTCGTCACCATTATGTTCA ATCGTTACATCGCCATCAAGAAACCAATCCAAGCCAGTCAATTCAACACCAGAGCCAAAACACTCATTAAGATTGCAGTGGTGTGGGTGATATCAGCAG GCATCGCTGTTCCCATACCGATCCAAGGACTCCTAGACCCAGAGACCATCTTCAACACAAACCACACTTGTGTGGTGCGGACAGAATTCTTCAAGTACTTTATTATTTCCGGTTCCATGGCGGCGTTTTTTGTCCCATTTGCTATTATGGTGGTCATTTACTTCCTGACCATTCACTTACTAAGGAAAAAGGCCTATCTAATCAAGAACAAGCCTCCTCAGCGCATCAACTGGTCTACAGTGTCAACAGTCTTCCAGAGGGACATAGCTCCTGGCTCCTCTCCGGAGAAAGTTGCCATGCTAGACGGCCCAAGAAGAGAACGGACACTGCAGATAACCAGTGAAGAAATGCCCATTCGAAGGCTTTCCAGTGTAGGGAAGAAGTCAATGCAGACCATCACTAATGAGCAAAGAGCCTCCAAAGTTTTGGGCATAGTCTTTTTCCTCTTTGTTTTTATGTGGTGTCCATTTTTTATCACCAATGTGGCTTCAGTTCTCTGTGATCCAAGTGACTGTGATCCAGAAGTAATCACGATGTTAATGGAGATCTTTGTGTGGGTTGGGTATATATCGTCTGGAGTAAACCCTTTGGTCTACACACTATTTAACAAAACTTTCAGAGACGCCTTTGCCCGTTACATCACCTGCAACTTTCGTGGCATGAGGCCAGTAGGCATCATCAGAAACTGCTCTAGTCGGATATCATTTCGGAACTCAATGGCAGAGAATTCAAAGCTTATCATGAAACATGGTATGAAAAATGGGATTAACCCAGTCATGTACCAGAGCCCACTGAGGCTGAAGAACTCACAGCTTGAATCGTCTGCTATCCTGCTTGACACCTTACTACTCACTGAAAACGAAGCTGGAAAGACGGATGAGCAAGTGAGCTATGTATAA
- the HTR2B gene encoding 5-hydroxytryptamine receptor 2B isoform X1, translating to MNEAVVTNPRIPGIFHNSLLWHEMLEFNYSYTANNTKADTAPPKCWLALLTLMVIVPTIGGNILVILAISLEKKLQNATNYFLMSLAVADLLVGIFVMPVALVTIMFKPAWPLPQCLCAIWLFLDVLFSTASIIHLCAISLDRYIAIKKPIQASQFNTRAKTLIKIAVVWVISAGIAVPIPIQGLLDPETIFNTNHTCVVRTEFFKYFIISGSMAAFFVPFAIMVVIYFLTIHLLRKKAYLIKNKPPQRINWSTVSTVFQRDIAPGSSPEKVAMLDGPRRERTLQITSEEMPIRRLSSVGKKSMQTITNEQRASKVLGIVFFLFVFMWCPFFITNVASVLCDPSDCDPEVITMLMEIFVWVGYISSGVNPLVYTLFNKTFRDAFARYITCNFRGMRPVGIIRNCSSRISFRNSMAENSKLIMKHGMKNGINPVMYQSPLRLKNSQLESSAILLDTLLLTENEAGKTDEQVSYV from the exons ATGAATGAAGCCGTTGTAACTAACCCAAGGATACCTGGAATCTTTCACAACTCTCTTCTCTGGCACGAAATGCTAGAGTTCAACTATTCCTATACTGCTAATAATACCAAAGCGGACACAGCCCCTCCGAAGTGTTGGCTGGCCCTCCTGACGCTTATGGTTATTGTGCCTACAATCGGAGGCAACATCCTGGTGATCCTGGCAATTTCACTAGAGAAGAAACTACAAAATGCTACTAACTATTTCCTTATGTCCCTGGCCGTGGCAGATCTGCTGGTTGGAATATTTGTGATGCCAGTCGCACTCGTCACCATTATGTTCA AACCTGCTTGGCCACTGCCACAATGTCTATGTGCAATCTGGCTATTTCTGGATGTCCTGTTTTCCACAGCATCAATTATACACCTTTGTGCCATATCCTTAGATCGTTACATCGCCATCAAGAAACCAATCCAAGCCAGTCAATTCAACACCAGAGCCAAAACACTCATTAAGATTGCAGTGGTGTGGGTGATATCAGCAG GCATCGCTGTTCCCATACCGATCCAAGGACTCCTAGACCCAGAGACCATCTTCAACACAAACCACACTTGTGTGGTGCGGACAGAATTCTTCAAGTACTTTATTATTTCCGGTTCCATGGCGGCGTTTTTTGTCCCATTTGCTATTATGGTGGTCATTTACTTCCTGACCATTCACTTACTAAGGAAAAAGGCCTATCTAATCAAGAACAAGCCTCCTCAGCGCATCAACTGGTCTACAGTGTCAACAGTCTTCCAGAGGGACATAGCTCCTGGCTCCTCTCCGGAGAAAGTTGCCATGCTAGACGGCCCAAGAAGAGAACGGACACTGCAGATAACCAGTGAAGAAATGCCCATTCGAAGGCTTTCCAGTGTAGGGAAGAAGTCAATGCAGACCATCACTAATGAGCAAAGAGCCTCCAAAGTTTTGGGCATAGTCTTTTTCCTCTTTGTTTTTATGTGGTGTCCATTTTTTATCACCAATGTGGCTTCAGTTCTCTGTGATCCAAGTGACTGTGATCCAGAAGTAATCACGATGTTAATGGAGATCTTTGTGTGGGTTGGGTATATATCGTCTGGAGTAAACCCTTTGGTCTACACACTATTTAACAAAACTTTCAGAGACGCCTTTGCCCGTTACATCACCTGCAACTTTCGTGGCATGAGGCCAGTAGGCATCATCAGAAACTGCTCTAGTCGGATATCATTTCGGAACTCAATGGCAGAGAATTCAAAGCTTATCATGAAACATGGTATGAAAAATGGGATTAACCCAGTCATGTACCAGAGCCCACTGAGGCTGAAGAACTCACAGCTTGAATCGTCTGCTATCCTGCTTGACACCTTACTACTCACTGAAAACGAAGCTGGAAAGACGGATGAGCAAGTGAGCTATGTATAA